CCCGGCTCGCACTTAGACTCACGGGGCCGAGGAGGTCCCCATGTTCGAGCCCAAGCTTCCCGCGAGCGTAGACGCGATCCGCTTCGACGATCCGGCGTTCTGGAGCCTGCCGATCGAGGAGCGCGAGGGTGCATTCCTCTTGCTGCGCCGCGAGCGGCCCATGGCCTTTCACAAGGAGTTCGAGCCACCGCCGAACATCCCCTTGCCGCGCGGGCCCGGCTACTGGTCGGTGACCCGGCATGCCGACGTGGTCACGGCGAGCCGGCGCTCGGACCTGTTCTGCTCGGGCAAGGGCGTGAACATCGCGGACCTGCCCGCGGAGATGAACGAGTTCTTCGGCTCGATGATCGCCATGGACGACCCGCGCCACGCGCGGCTGCGCGGCATCGTGTCGCGCGGCTTCACGCCGCGCGCGCTCGGCAAGCTGCACCACGACGTGGAGCGGCGCGCGAAGGGGCTGATCGATGCGGTGATCGAGCAGGGCGAGTGCGACTTCGTGACCAAGATCGCGGCCCCGCTCCCGCTCGGGATCATCTGCGACATGATGGGCATTCCCGAGAGTCAGACAAAGTTCGTGTTCGACCAGACCAACATCATCCTCGGGCTGGGCGATCCGGAGTACGTGACTCCCGGCACGAGCCCGATCATCGCCGCGCTGAACGCGGGCGGCGCGCTGGTCGCGCTGATGAACGAGATCGGCGCGGAGCGGCGCAAGAACCCCAAGGACGATCTCACCAGTCAGATGCTGCACGCCCAGATCGACGGCCAGGGAATCACCGACCAGGAGCTCGCGTCGTTCTTCGTGCTCCTGGTCGCAGCCGGGAACGAGAC
The sequence above is drawn from the Myxococcota bacterium genome and encodes:
- a CDS encoding cytochrome P450, whose product is MFEPKLPASVDAIRFDDPAFWSLPIEEREGAFLLLRRERPMAFHKEFEPPPNIPLPRGPGYWSVTRHADVVTASRRSDLFCSGKGVNIADLPAEMNEFFGSMIAMDDPRHARLRGIVSRGFTPRALGKLHHDVERRAKGLIDAVIEQGECDFVTKIAAPLPLGIICDMMGIPESQTKFVFDQTNIILGLGDPEYVTPGTSPIIAALNAGGALVALMNEIGAERRKNPKDDLTSQMLHAQIDGQGITDQELASFFVLLVAAGNET